A window of Bacteroidota bacterium contains these coding sequences:
- a CDS encoding DUF5615 family PIN-like protein, translating to MKIVIDENVSLGLASLLRGRGFTVTAIAEIADRGMSDEEVWSLVKEESSLLIEKFISNYPFENYTGKLVTLSQKEVKIR from the coding sequence ATGAAAATTGTTATCGATGAAAATGTAAGTTTAGGATTAGCATCTTTATTAAGAGGAAGAGGGTTTACAGTTACAGCTATTGCAGAAATCGCAGATCGGGGGATGAGCGATGAAGAAGTGTGGTCTCTTGTAAAAGAAGAGTCCAGTTTACTAATTGAAAAATTTATCTCAAATTATCCATTCGAAAATTACACAGGTAAATTAGTAACACTATCCCAAAAAGAAGTTAAAATTCGTTAA
- a CDS encoding DUF433 domain-containing protein: MNNRITSNPDICSGEPCISDTRIPVSVILSHLAAGETYENILKNFPRLNKEDILAVLEFAAFLATEKTVPAE; encoded by the coding sequence ATGAATAATAGAATCACATCAAACCCGGATATTTGTAGTGGTGAGCCGTGTATTTCTGATACAAGGATCCCTGTGTCGGTAATTCTTTCGCATTTGGCTGCTGGTGAAACTTATGAAAATATCTTAAAAAATTTCCCACGATTGAATAAAGAAGATATATTAGCGGTATTGGAATTCGCTGCGTTTCTAGCAACGGAAAAGACAGTTCCCGCTGAATGA
- a CDS encoding pyridoxal-phosphate dependent enzyme, translating to MSKIIKQINSEVVKKTANRCREKGIVVPTFKQMRNPETIPDKLKSRLPKVGLWDVNPLNLFRITWKNDVKTGLFGGVNYLEIPKEITGVKARIIGLVGKYFPTGAHKVGAAFGCLVPRLVSGEFNPEKHKAVWPSTGNYCRGGAFNSALLGCTAVAILPEEMSKERFDWLKEIGAEVIATHGCESNVKEIYDKCWELKKDPLNIIFNQFEEFGNPIWHYNVTGPAVEEVFQSLKMKNGRAAAFISATGSAGTIAAGDYLKSKYPHLKIVATEALQCPTLFMNGFGGHRIEGIGDKHVPWVHNVRNTDAVAAIDDEDCMRVLRLFNEDEGKKYLESIGVQSTKYKELSLLGISGIANMLAAIKTAKYFEMTEDDVIFTMFTDSADMYASRVIELEKEHGKYSFIEAAKGHNAPILHQSTDFFKELTYYDRKSIHNLKYYTWVEQQGKTYEEINEQWNPEYWRSLFEDEVEYFDQLINEFNRMVEAV from the coding sequence ATGTCAAAAATAATCAAACAAATAAATTCTGAAGTAGTAAAAAAGACTGCAAATCGTTGCCGGGAAAAAGGAATTGTTGTCCCAACTTTTAAACAAATGAGAAACCCTGAAACGATTCCGGATAAATTAAAATCAAGACTTCCGAAAGTTGGTTTGTGGGATGTTAATCCGCTCAATCTCTTCCGAATTACTTGGAAGAACGATGTTAAAACCGGATTGTTTGGCGGTGTAAATTATCTTGAAATTCCGAAAGAAATCACAGGAGTCAAAGCAAGGATTATCGGACTAGTAGGCAAATATTTCCCAACAGGTGCGCATAAAGTCGGTGCGGCATTTGGTTGCCTTGTACCACGACTCGTAAGCGGAGAATTCAACCCTGAAAAACATAAAGCCGTTTGGCCCTCCACGGGTAATTACTGTCGTGGTGGTGCATTCAATTCTGCTTTACTCGGCTGTACTGCTGTTGCAATTCTTCCCGAAGAAATGTCCAAAGAACGTTTTGATTGGCTGAAAGAAATCGGCGCAGAAGTAATTGCAACACACGGCTGCGAGTCAAACGTGAAAGAAATTTATGATAAATGCTGGGAACTCAAAAAGGATCCTCTTAATATTATTTTCAATCAATTTGAAGAATTCGGAAATCCAATCTGGCATTATAACGTAACAGGTCCTGCTGTTGAAGAAGTATTTCAATCACTCAAGATGAAAAATGGTCGGGCGGCTGCATTCATCTCTGCCACAGGTTCTGCCGGTACAATTGCCGCCGGAGATTATCTCAAATCAAAATACCCTCACTTAAAAATTGTTGCCACAGAGGCGCTCCAGTGTCCGACACTTTTTATGAACGGCTTCGGCGGTCATCGCATAGAAGGTATTGGAGATAAGCATGTTCCGTGGGTTCACAACGTCCGAAATACCGATGCGGTTGCGGCAATCGATGATGAGGATTGCATGCGAGTTCTTAGATTATTCAATGAAGATGAAGGAAAGAAATATTTGGAAAGTATTGGAGTACAAAGTACAAAGTACAAAGAACTCTCATTGCTCGGTATTTCAGGTATCGCCAATATGCTTGCAGCGATAAAGACTGCAAAATATTTCGAGATGACTGAGGATGATGTTATCTTCACAATGTTCACAGACTCGGCGGATATGTATGCATCTCGCGTGATTGAATTGGAAAAAGAACACGGAAAATATTCTTTCATTGAAGCCGCAAAAGGACACAATGCTCCAATACTCCATCAATCCACAGACTTTTTCAAAGAGCTTACATACTATGACCGAAAATCTATCCATAATCTCAAGTATTACACTTGGGTTGAACAACAGGGCAAAACTTATGAAGAGATTAATGAACAATGGAATCCTGAATACTGGCGTAGTTTGTTCGAGGATGAAGTTGAGTATTTTGATCAATTGATAAATGAGTTTAACCGTATGGTTGAAGCTGTTTAA
- a CDS encoding PDDEXK nuclease domain-containing protein: MASKKKSVLRKSPIVQAAHAQLKNIPSGYPRFLSNIKECIAQARVRASLSVNRELIELYWYIGKMIVERQEREGWGKSIVERLAVDLQREFPDMHGFSSGNIWRMRALYVSYSEQSQILAQPVRELTTANLPQAVAEIPWGHNVTLLEKLKNTNERLWYAEQTIQNGWSRNVLFHQIESGLYKRQGKAISNFPKSLPSPQSDLAQQLLKDPYSFDFLNIGTKANERDLERSLVEHLKEFLLELGVGFAYVGQQYHLEVGGQDYYLDLLFYHTRLHCYIVIDLKVSEFQPEFAGKMNFYLSAVDDILYQSNDQPSIGIILCKSKNKMIVEYALRNTSKPIGVAAYRLTKLLPKNLKGSLPTIEALKNELTKTSPEKKKDTKRKQDK; this comes from the coding sequence ATGGCTTCTAAGAAAAAATCCGTACTGAGGAAAAGTCCAATTGTGCAAGCAGCTCATGCACAATTGAAGAATATTCCATCAGGTTATCCCAGATTTTTATCAAATATCAAGGAGTGCATTGCTCAAGCAAGAGTACGTGCTTCACTTTCGGTCAACCGAGAGCTTATTGAACTTTACTGGTACATCGGTAAAATGATTGTGGAACGCCAGGAACGTGAAGGTTGGGGTAAGTCTATAGTTGAACGACTTGCGGTTGACCTTCAGCGCGAATTTCCGGATATGCATGGATTCTCCTCTGGCAATATTTGGCGAATGAGGGCACTATATGTATCCTATTCTGAGCAATCTCAAATTCTCGCACAACCTGTGCGAGAATTGACTACCGCTAATCTGCCTCAAGCTGTGGCAGAAATACCCTGGGGTCACAACGTGACTTTGCTTGAAAAATTGAAAAATACAAATGAACGTCTCTGGTACGCTGAACAAACGATTCAAAATGGCTGGAGTCGTAATGTTCTATTTCACCAAATTGAAAGTGGTCTTTACAAACGACAAGGAAAAGCAATTTCAAATTTCCCAAAGTCATTGCCATCCCCACAGTCCGATCTTGCTCAGCAATTATTAAAGGATCCGTACTCGTTTGATTTTCTCAATATCGGAACGAAAGCGAACGAGCGCGATCTTGAAAGATCTCTCGTTGAGCATCTTAAAGAGTTTTTACTGGAACTAGGTGTTGGATTTGCATATGTCGGTCAGCAGTACCACTTGGAAGTCGGTGGACAAGATTACTATCTTGATTTGCTTTTCTACCATACTCGACTACATTGTTATATTGTTATCGATCTAAAGGTTTCAGAGTTCCAGCCGGAGTTTGCCGGGAAGATGAACTTCTATCTTTCGGCTGTCGATGATATACTTTACCAATCGAATGATCAACCAAGCATCGGGATAATTCTGTGCAAATCGAAAAACAAAATGATTGTTGAATATGCACTGCGAAATACGAGTAAGCCAATTGGTGTAGCGGCATACCGATTGACAAAGTTATTGCCGAAAAACCTAAAAGGAAGTCTCCCAACAATCGAAGCACTTAAAAATGAACTAACTAAAACATCTCCAGAGAAAAAGAAAGACACTAAAAGAAAACAGGATAAATAA
- a CDS encoding ORF6N domain-containing protein has protein sequence MIKKSNNIPVDEEYKTLTSQFARSKKGRGGRRVLPFAFTEHGAIMAANVLNSPRAVQMSVFVVRAFVKMREVFTANKAITEKLAELEKKLTSRLDVHEKAIIHILKEIKKLMPLPLPEPKRRPIGFITQEDKNGK, from the coding sequence ATGATTAAGAAAAGCAATAATATTCCTGTTGATGAAGAATATAAAACTTTGACATCGCAATTTGCGAGGTCAAAGAAAGGTCGCGGTGGTCGCCGGGTATTGCCATTTGCTTTTACTGAACACGGTGCTATAATGGCGGCAAATGTTCTTAACAGTCCGAGAGCGGTACAAATGAGTGTGTTCGTAGTTCGTGCTTTCGTAAAAATGAGGGAAGTATTCACCGCAAATAAGGCGATTACAGAGAAGTTAGCAGAATTAGAAAAGAAACTTACGAGCAGATTGGATGTTCATGAAAAAGCGATTATCCACATATTAAAAGAAATAAAAAAATTGATGCCGTTACCTTTGCCGGAGCCAAAACGCAGACCGATTGGCTTTATAACACAGGAAGATAAGAATGGAAAGTAA
- the ssnA gene encoding putative aminohydrolase SsnA, which produces MTLLIKNGIIITLGEKNRVLYDHAVLCEDGLIKSIAPVKSFTGTYDKVIDAAGKVVMPGFINSHMHFYSTMVRGYGKAAPSKDFNEVLHNLWWRLDKQLILDDCYYSTLIPAIDAVRHGTTTLIDHHASPFAVLGSLGRIADAVKEVGLRASLCYEVSDRDGQKIVDEGVKENTDFISRCNNDKQNQFKALFGLHASFTVGDATLEKAASLGKDLGVGFHVHTAEANSDQIHSESQYKMRVVERFKKFGILGSKTIAAHCVHVNEKEMEILAETGTAVAHNPQSNMNNAVGVADIIKMNEKGIMVGLGTDAMTVNMLEEVRSALWVQHLAQKNPSVGFTEALSTLLVNNARIANRYWKPFVGELKEGYAADVVLIDYYPPTIFDETTFLGHLAFGISQSTVDTTIAGGKVLMENRQLKIDIDEERINARSRECAQKLWDRM; this is translated from the coding sequence ATGACACTACTAATTAAAAATGGAATAATAATTACACTCGGCGAAAAAAACCGGGTACTTTACGATCATGCCGTACTATGTGAGGATGGATTAATTAAATCAATCGCTCCTGTAAAATCTTTTACCGGTACTTATGATAAAGTCATCGATGCGGCTGGTAAGGTTGTAATGCCGGGATTTATAAATTCCCACATGCACTTTTACTCTACTATGGTACGTGGCTACGGTAAAGCAGCTCCATCGAAGGACTTCAATGAAGTTCTGCACAATCTTTGGTGGCGTCTTGATAAGCAATTAATTTTAGATGATTGCTATTACAGCACATTGATACCGGCGATCGATGCAGTCAGGCACGGTACTACAACATTAATCGATCACCATGCAAGTCCATTTGCGGTACTCGGATCATTAGGAAGAATTGCTGATGCAGTAAAAGAAGTCGGACTCCGCGCATCTTTGTGTTACGAAGTGTCGGATCGCGATGGACAAAAAATTGTCGATGAGGGAGTTAAGGAAAACACTGACTTCATATCTCGCTGTAATAATGATAAACAAAATCAGTTTAAAGCTTTGTTCGGACTTCATGCATCATTTACTGTCGGAGACGCGACACTTGAAAAAGCCGCATCTCTCGGAAAAGATTTGGGCGTTGGTTTTCATGTCCACACAGCAGAAGCGAACTCAGACCAGATACACTCCGAATCTCAGTACAAGATGCGTGTTGTTGAGAGGTTTAAAAAGTTCGGAATTCTGGGATCAAAGACTATTGCTGCTCATTGTGTTCATGTAAACGAAAAAGAGATGGAGATATTAGCTGAAACGGGTACCGCAGTTGCTCATAATCCTCAATCAAACATGAACAATGCGGTTGGTGTTGCTGATATTATTAAGATGAATGAAAAAGGTATTATGGTCGGACTTGGAACTGATGCCATGACGGTCAATATGCTTGAAGAAGTTCGCTCAGCTCTTTGGGTGCAACATTTAGCGCAGAAGAACCCAAGCGTTGGATTTACGGAAGCTTTATCTACACTTCTTGTTAACAATGCACGCATAGCCAACCGCTACTGGAAACCTTTTGTTGGTGAGTTGAAGGAAGGCTATGCTGCTGATGTCGTTCTTATAGATTACTATCCTCCAACGATATTTGACGAAACGACATTTCTGGGTCATCTCGCTTTCGGCATTTCACAATCTACAGTCGACACAACCATAGCCGGTGGAAAAGTGCTTATGGAGAACCGGCAATTAAAAATAGATATAGATGAAGAAAGAATAAATGCTCGATCCAGAGAATGTGCTCAAAAACTATGGGATAGAATGTAG
- a CDS encoding FAD-dependent oxidoreductase, protein MRKDKKSKFVTEFLTDAKLRAEIEKCEYCEEKPCKEACPVDCSPADFIMAVKVGSRADYRRSAALIMGSNPLGGVCGAVCPDTHCMKACVHRTFDSAVNIPAVQATIIEKAKQLDVMPKFVPSANAELIGKKVAIIGGGPAGIGAAAVVAQKGYTIDIFDKSNTLGGMCNLIPDSRLSPNVLKTDLDFFLTLGKISFKDMKKLPAGMKGYDAVLNATGLDEVFIPPMIGSESAIDWMKYLSNAKRYSVKGKRVAIIGGGAVALDCAEEALAHGASNVEMFALETWSEMPLTAKERQATQELGIAISGRVRVSEILKKGKFIVGLKTIKVVLPRGKKFHPKNIIDLKGTEQVLPNVDYVIIATGARSSDIKTNDARVFYTGDMVTGPTTVVEAVAAGKNSALEIDAYISGRRYKPDITKFDGKTKSRVIMSGRVMLPVPIDAEFFGRKILSPFLLSAAPPSDGYEQMKKAYEAGWAGGVMKTAFDNIPIHIPSEYMFAFSKSTYANCDNVSGHQLERVCREVKKLVKEFPDRLTIASTGGPVTGNDELDKAVWQSNTKKLEAAGAMGIEYSLSCPQGGDGTKGDIVSQDAELTAKIIDWIMEVGDAGVPKLFKLTAAVTAIYPIITAIKEVFSKYPNKKAGVTLANTFPTLAFRQGDKKSWEEGVVVGMSGEGVIPISNLTLSNVSKLGVTVSGNGGPMDYKSAANFLALGARTVQFCTIVMKYGYGIIDELHSGLSYLMQERGISSVNELIGYALPDPITGFMELTQVKKISAVNAELCQHCGNCTRCPYFAIELDSKKIPVTDPEHCIGCSICAQKCFSGALYMRKRTKHELQILNEA, encoded by the coding sequence ATGAGAAAAGATAAAAAATCTAAATTTGTAACAGAATTTCTTACCGATGCAAAGCTTCGTGCAGAGATTGAGAAATGTGAATATTGTGAAGAAAAACCCTGTAAGGAAGCATGCCCGGTGGATTGTTCCCCGGCTGATTTTATTATGGCTGTGAAAGTCGGCAGTCGTGCTGATTACCGACGATCTGCCGCACTCATCATGGGAAGCAATCCTCTTGGCGGAGTGTGCGGTGCAGTTTGTCCTGATACACATTGCATGAAGGCGTGCGTTCACAGAACTTTTGATTCTGCGGTAAATATTCCGGCTGTGCAGGCAACTATTATTGAAAAAGCAAAACAACTGGATGTAATGCCGAAGTTTGTTCCGTCAGCTAACGCAGAACTTATTGGTAAGAAAGTTGCAATAATAGGTGGGGGTCCGGCAGGAATCGGAGCGGCAGCCGTCGTTGCTCAAAAGGGTTATACTATCGATATTTTTGATAAGTCAAATACTTTGGGGGGAATGTGTAACTTGATTCCGGACTCACGACTATCACCAAATGTTTTGAAGACCGACTTAGATTTCTTTTTAACTTTAGGAAAAATTTCTTTCAAGGATATGAAAAAATTACCCGCGGGTATGAAAGGATATGATGCCGTTCTCAATGCCACGGGATTAGATGAAGTATTCATTCCTCCCATGATTGGCAGCGAATCAGCGATCGACTGGATGAAATATCTCAGTAACGCTAAACGATATTCAGTAAAGGGAAAGCGAGTTGCAATTATTGGAGGTGGTGCGGTTGCGCTTGATTGTGCTGAGGAAGCTCTCGCACACGGCGCATCAAACGTCGAGATGTTTGCTCTCGAAACCTGGTCGGAGATGCCGCTGACTGCGAAAGAAAGACAAGCAACACAGGAGTTGGGTATTGCCATATCAGGAAGAGTACGAGTTTCAGAAATTCTGAAAAAAGGTAAATTCATTGTCGGATTAAAAACTATTAAAGTTGTGTTGCCGCGCGGCAAGAAGTTCCATCCGAAAAACATAATTGATTTGAAGGGAACAGAACAAGTCCTTCCGAACGTAGATTACGTAATTATTGCAACCGGTGCTCGTTCGTCTGATATAAAAACAAATGATGCTCGAGTGTTTTACACAGGCGACATGGTAACCGGTCCGACTACAGTCGTTGAAGCAGTAGCAGCGGGAAAAAATTCCGCCCTGGAAATTGATGCGTATATTTCCGGAAGGCGCTATAAACCGGATATTACTAAATTCGATGGAAAAACAAAGAGTCGTGTAATTATGTCGGGGCGGGTTATGCTGCCGGTTCCGATCGATGCAGAGTTCTTTGGGCGCAAGATATTATCGCCATTCTTACTTTCTGCCGCTCCGCCATCCGACGGTTACGAGCAAATGAAAAAAGCTTACGAAGCGGGTTGGGCTGGCGGCGTGATGAAAACCGCATTCGATAACATTCCTATTCACATCCCTTCGGAGTACATGTTCGCTTTCTCGAAATCGACTTATGCTAATTGCGACAATGTTTCGGGACATCAACTTGAACGCGTTTGTCGCGAAGTAAAGAAGTTGGTAAAGGAATTCCCTGACAGATTAACAATTGCTTCAACGGGCGGTCCGGTAACCGGGAATGATGAACTTGATAAAGCAGTCTGGCAATCTAACACTAAAAAGTTAGAGGCAGCGGGCGCTATGGGAATCGAGTATAGTCTTTCTTGTCCGCAAGGCGGAGATGGAACAAAGGGCGACATCGTTTCTCAGGATGCTGAATTGACTGCAAAGATAATAGATTGGATAATGGAAGTCGGCGATGCCGGTGTTCCGAAGCTATTCAAATTAACGGCAGCAGTTACGGCGATTTATCCAATAATTACTGCCATCAAAGAAGTTTTTTCTAAATATCCTAATAAAAAAGCCGGTGTTACGCTTGCGAATACTTTCCCGACGCTTGCATTCAGACAAGGTGATAAAAAATCATGGGAAGAAGGAGTTGTTGTAGGAATGAGTGGGGAAGGTGTTATTCCAATCTCAAATCTGACACTCTCGAACGTTTCAAAATTGGGTGTAACAGTTTCCGGGAATGGTGGTCCGATGGACTACAAATCGGCTGCTAATTTTTTAGCGCTCGGTGCAAGAACTGTACAATTTTGTACTATCGTAATGAAATACGGATACGGTATAATTGATGAGCTTCATTCAGGTTTAAGTTATCTTATGCAGGAAAGAGGTATCAGTTCAGTTAATGAACTTATCGGATATGCACTTCCGGATCCAATTACCGGTTTTATGGAATTAACTCAGGTGAAAAAAATCTCTGCAGTCAATGCTGAGTTATGTCAACACTGCGGCAATTGTACGCGATGTCCTTACTTTGCAATCGAACTCGATTCAAAGAAAATACCTGTAACCGATCCTGAACATTGTATCGGCTGCTCGATCTGCGCTCAAAAGTGTTTCTCGGGTGCGTTGTATATGCGTAAACGGACGAAGCATGAACTTCAAATACTAAACGAGGCTTAA
- a CDS encoding (2Fe-2S)-binding protein has translation MKKIQITTTINNKPRKLEINPNQTLLDLLRDEFGLTGTKRGCEVGECGACTVLINGEAVNSCLVLAPQIEGKEVLTIEGLAEKGELHPLQKSFMKHDAVHCGYCTPGMIMSAKQLVDENPNPTEEEIRTAISGNLCRCTGYVQIVDAIKEV, from the coding sequence ATGAAAAAAATTCAAATAACCACAACTATAAATAACAAACCTCGCAAACTCGAAATCAATCCTAATCAAACTCTGCTTGACTTGCTCCGAGATGAATTTGGTTTAACAGGCACTAAACGTGGATGTGAAGTTGGCGAGTGCGGCGCTTGTACCGTTCTCATCAACGGTGAGGCAGTGAATTCCTGTCTTGTGCTTGCTCCTCAAATCGAAGGAAAAGAAGTCTTGACGATCGAAGGATTAGCTGAGAAAGGCGAACTTCACCCACTACAAAAATCATTCATGAAGCACGATGCCGTTCATTGCGGATACTGCACCCCGGGGATGATAATGAGTGCAAAACAATTAGTTGATGAAAATCCGAATCCGACTGAAGAAGAAATACGAACGGCGATATCGGGTAATCTATGTCGCTGCACAGGTTATGTTCAAATTGTCGATGCGATTAAAGAAGTTTAA